DNA from Sphaerodactylus townsendi isolate TG3544 linkage group LG08, MPM_Stown_v2.3, whole genome shotgun sequence:
ccccccccccccccacccccccccccccccacccccccccccccccacccccccccccccccacccccccccccccccacccccccccccccccacccccccccccccccacccccccccccccccacccccccccccccccacccccccccccccccacccccccccccccccacccccccccccccccacccccccccccccccacccccccccccccccacccccccccccccccacccccccccccccccacccccccccccccccacccccccccccccccacccccccccccccccacccccccccccccccacccccccccccccccacccccccccccccccacccccccccccccccacccccccccccccccacccccccccccccccacccccccccccccccacccccccccccccccacccccccccccccccacccccccccccccccacccccccccccccccacccccccccccccccacccccccccccccccacccccccccccccccacccccccccccccccacccccccccccccccacccccccccccccccacccccccccccccccacccccccccccccccacccccccccccccccacccccccccccccccacccccccccccccccacccccccccccccccacccccccccccccccacccccccccccccccacccccccccccccccacccccccccccccccacccccccccccccccacccccccccccccccacccccccccccccccacccccccccccccccacccccccccccccccacccccccccccccccacccccccccccccccacccccccccccccccacccccccccccccccacccccccccccccccacccccccccccccccacccccccccccccccacccccccccccccccacccccccccccccccacccccccccccccccacccccccccccccccacccccccccccccccacccccccccccccccacccccccccccccccacccccccccccacagtgggtgaggcacagagagtgaaaagttactctgcgtgtgaggggggaaaccccacccgacgtctcacacagcaaagtgtgtatgtgtttcacttccactcgtattacctaacagtgttacctatttactgttttcactgctcgtctctgcccatctgcgcaaccatcctaagccctcaggcctgCCAttgcagacagacaggctgcaaccgtaacattctaagggcaggacagttaaacacagccagcttccagGGCCTGGTGctaccaggaaaaaggcgttttacctggctcaggtatggactttcggcgatttgaaggttcgattacctgcccgcaacagggagggacgtcctgtgaaaatttgggggcgatccatccagtagcttctgagggacaccatcagggacaaacacactgttagatttttatttatatagataagAAGaatgctgctggatcagaccagtgaaggaccatctagtccagcatcttgcctcacagagtggccagccagatcctctggaggtccaacaaacagggcatagaatccaaggccttcataagaacaccaGAAGAACCCTGCTAgcccagaccagtggtccatctagtccagcattctgcctcacacagtggccaacagtggccaaccagttactctggaggtccaacaaacaGGACATGAAGGCTacggccttcccctgatgttgctttgGGCACttcacagttaaccctttcatgattgAGTTGTGCctgacacttgcaaataccaacacaaGCTTCATGagattctttttttcaaaaatgaggGAACAAAGGAGAATGCTTTCTTTGCCTGTGTAAAGGTTCAGTCATAAGCCCTGAAGGATTTATACACGTCAATATCACCACAGAATCCCAACACTCCATTGTTCTGTGTCCTGTCCTACAGACCAAAGATCAGCCAGAACCAGGCTATGACGAAGACAACATGATCCAGAGCATATTTGACCTGTTCTTGGGTGGGACAGAGACGTCCAGTTCCACTCTGTCTTGGGCATTGCTCTATATGGTGGCTTATCCTGACGTCCAAGGTGAGTGACAAATAAGATCCGTTCCTCAAGTTGctagctccgggttgggaaatccctagagatttgggggtggaacctagggaggaaagtgggaggggggtaCAGCAGGGCATAATACtaattcataaggtatgggtgcttacctttaaggccttacgcggcctgggaccttcgtaccttcgggaccgtcttaccccatatgtccctacactgCCTCTAATGCCTCGCTAAGTGAGGCCAATTCTTACTGGTGGTGGTCCCTTTAGctccctcgatgatgcggctggtttTTCTATCTGGCCATTGTGGCCTTTACAGCTCCTGGGCCCCTGCCTTAGGAACACCTCTTTACCAACCAAAGcctccgggccctgcgggatcttggagagttccgcagggcctgtaagaccgaattgttccaccaggcgtttggaggggccggccgctgataccccccctttccccctccttttcctttacactctgggttctccgctcctctgttttattttccagggtggatctatgaagtttatgtttttacgattggacgccaatgtaacattattcattgctgttttaatggggttttattgtaactattgttttattgtgttgttcaccgcccagagccctttggggggggtatataaaaccaattataaataaataaataaataaataaataaataaataaataaataaataaattttaaccCTTCAAAGTaggcatttcctccaggggagctgatgtcagtcatctggagatcagtggtaattctgggagatatccaggTCTCAGCTGGAGGCCGACAAATCTATCCACTTCTAATCTTCCACCATTTTGGAGCAACTGGTCCATTGAACTCTGTTCTGACTGCCCTGGCCATATGTTTCCAATATGGATGAAGGAATAACAGGTGTCCCTTCTGGTCAGGGAAGCTAGCCtttaggtgggatctggggatgctctggaattacaactcatttcccGACTACAGATCTTAGTTCAGCTGCAGAAAATGagtgttttggagggtggactgtatggcattgtatcccacagaagaagaagaagaagaagaagaagaagaagaagaagaagaagaagaagaagaagaagaagaagaagaagaagaagaagaagaagaagaagaagaagaagaagaagaagaagaagaggagaaggaagaagaagaagaggaggaggaggaggaggaggaagaagaagaggaggagaaggaggaggaggaagaagtggaagaggaggaggaggaggaggaggaagaagaagaagaggaggaggaggaggaagaagtggaagaggaagaggaggaggaggaggaagaagaagaagaggaggaggaggaagaagaagaagaagaagaggaagaggaagaagaagaagaagaagaaaaggaggaggaggaggaagaagaagaggaggaggaggaggaggaggagagtttggattcatatcccccctttttctcctgtaaggagcctcaaaggggcttacaatctcctttcccttcccccctcacaacaaataccctgtgtggtgggtggggctgagagagctccaaagaattgtgactatcccaaggtcacccagctgacttgtgttggagtgcacaagctaatttgttcaccagataagcctccacagctcaagtggcgtagcagggaatcaatcccgtttctccagattagagtgcacctgctcttaaccactacgtcacactgACCGAGGCCCCAGTCTTtcccagattccatccccaaatctccaagagttcccCAGCCAGAAGCCGGCAACCCTACCCCCTCACCCTCACTGGTGGCCAATGCAGGGGTGGGGCAGCAACCCTACTTACTGTAATGGAATTCGTTCAGTCAGCCCTATTTGTGGATAatcagtttgtttgtttcctcAGCAAAAGTCCAGAAGGAGATAGATGCGGTTTTGACTCCCTGCCAAACCATCTGCTATGAGGACCGCAAGATCTTGCCTTACACGAATGCTGTGATTCACGAGGTCCAGCGCTTCAGCAACGTTATTTCAACAGGGATGCCCAGGTTGTGCATGAAAGACACCATGATCCGACACTTCCCCATTAAAAAGGTCAATGGATACCTCCTCCCTGTCTATGTTTCAGAAAAGAGTCCCATTTTTTCCTCTAGTTCCATCGCTTTACCTCCCACTTCAATGTAGGGTCCTAAGGAATGGTtgatggaaagggctgtcaagtctcagctaactcttggtgaccctgtaggatcgatcgatccatcgatccatcgatccatcgatccatcgatccatccatccatccatccatccatccatccatccatccatccatccatccatccatccatctctatccatccatccatccatccatccatccatccatccatccatccatccatccatccatccatccatccatccatccatccatccatccatccatccatccatccaatcaatctatttatttatttattttatggcgAGTTTATAGATCCGCCCTATCCTCTAAGGGGCTCTAAGGTGCACAACATCACTCTGTATACAAAATATAATAGGAGGTGTTCACAATAGTGACTTCACATAACAATCAATACATTagctaaaaatccattaaaaatccattaaaaacagcagtcAACACAaacaatgacaggcgtcctataacccaattcattaaagtctccccaaaaagaaggaatggccagactcctctctaggagggtaacatagatggaaccagaaataagatggtaaataaatgcataaggGCGTAAGGGGGGGGAcgccctactcagcgactggacactgcaaaggcccggcggaacaactcagtcttacaggccctgcggaactcaccaaggtcccacagggcccggacagctggaggaagagtgtaaGGCAATGAGATTTGCCCCagccccattctttgctaaggagatggagctacccttttgagggtccataactttgcccccccaaaccaaactgtaccaagcTTAGGGGATGCCATCAGGACAgtgtccagatgataccctgaaattttggtgctgatatatccaaaaatgcgccccctgcaggaacatcccagaaatttgcccaagaatctttgttctgcattgagttttctgcattgctgtcaatggggggttgcaggctggggggacacatttctgaaagcacagtctcaaaactttcagggtttaaGGAGACAGccttaatgataccccccaggtttggtacagtttggttcaggggggccaaagttatggaccctcaaagctgtagcccccatctcctattagctcccattggaaacaatgggggatgggtgcaccccctttgggagtccataactttggaccccctgaaccaaacctcaccaaatttggatggtatcatcagtagggtctcacaaagatactacgaaattttggtgccactagcctaaaaaccgctcccctgcagtccaaaaacataaaatcactaaaaaatacccaaaaacaaaccctacatttttgtgccccccacaaggtggcaccctgggcagctgcctaccttgcccaatgggcattgcgCCCCTGGGACCTGGCATACAGCCTAGaagccccacaacaccccagtgattccggctgtgaaagccttcaacaatatttcttttccttcaacttttctAGAGTGAAACGGAGAGAAAGAACTgaattcctgttttgtttttcctcacAGGGCTCTATAATATTTTCAAACATGGCCTCCTCCTTGTATGACCCTAAGCACTGGGAGACGCCTCGACAGTTCAACCCAAACCACTTCCTCGACAAAGAAGGGAATTTCATGTGCCGGGAAGCCTTCATTCCATTTTCGATAGGTGACTGCACAGTTTATCAAAAACAAATTGAAGGAAATTGGTCATTGGTGTGCCTTCTGCGGGCATCCAGGGCTGTTGGGTACAGGTGTGACCTGGAGGCATATCACCTTGTGCTTATTGCCGTTCTTaacctcttccccccttcccccccggcTCCTTCCCTACAGGACAACGAGTATGTTTGGGAGAACACCTGGCAAGGACAGAactctttgttttcttctccaACCTGATGAGGGCATTCACCTTCCAGCTGCCAGATGGAGTAAAAGAAGTCAACATAGAACCCATCTGGGGAGCAACCTTGAAGCCGCACAACTTTGAGATCTGTGCTGTTCCTCGTGAAGCCACTGTTGGTGTCTGAGGTAGCTTGTGCTTGGAAGACAGCGTAGTGCCCACAGACAACAAGATACGGGTTTTTGGTGCTATATGTTGTGACTTCTTCAGAAGCCCACCCATCTTAAAGACAAATGAGACagttttctatttgttttatttatatttatttattatgcgaTTTATTTACTGCCCTTCCCTGGAAGATCCAGGGTATTTTACAATATCCAATGAAACAATCAGTAAAACAGCAACAAATACTTTAAAACCACATATACAAAATTACTTTTTTGCCTTCACCCTTCATCTTTTGTCGAGATTTAATTTCTCTTTGAGAGTTTACCATATCTCCATTtgttataaaataattatttgccTCACATTCTTATCATAGTATACCTCCATGGGAGACATTAATGGGGATATTGGAGGACTAACTCTTATTCCATTAGATTCCCAATTTCTAGATAGTCTATTTCGAATTACTTGGCTTCTATTTTTCCATTGTATTTTTGACTGACTTTATAGCCCATATGTAATTGTGTAAACCTTCCAAATTTGCTGTTATTACTTTTTTTACTGTTTGATCTGTATTTTTAATTCAATCCACAATCCAAACCAGACCAGATGCTTGATAACATAATTTAATATTAGCTGCTGCTAGTCCTTCTTCTTTTAACCATCAAGGCTACAACTTCGTATTCTCCATGAATGTGTCAACCGATATAGCGttctatagtggttaagagcaggtgcactctaatctgggggacagtgtttaatttcccactctgtcacttgagctgtggagacttatcgggtgaactggattagcttgtgtaccccaacacatgccagctgggtgaccatgggctagtccagaggcgtacctaggcaaactggattcttgggcaaaacctgaatttgaagcccccccataggcggccaccctcccccaccgtgaccaaacaatgatttttttccatcaggttgtttcaaagtcaccctcacattatagaacatcccccaactcacaaatctgaacacagcaatgggccgcgccacacagcagaaataatttttggaaaacattttcaaaatgctttcaaaatgttttattactgctatgaaaacattttatgatgttgtatccagtccccccaattgggggaaacagcatcactttctatgaATTAAAACTGGGGGACCCCAGATTTCATCATTTAAGGTGATGAAGTGggtagaatctgggctccctagtttaaacaagtgatgctggaatccacccccaaacagcatcattttcaatggtgtttaaactaaggagcccagattctccttttaaatccacctgaaagggagaatctggggtccccagtttaaacaacattgaaagtgatgctatttgggggtggattctcccccaccctgaaacagcatccctttcaatgttaaaactggggacctcagattctccctttaaatctatgccaaagggggtggatttaacaacaacaacaacaacaacaaccaccaccacccccaccaccaccaccaccaccacctttattaggcattgagagaataaaagaaagaaagaaaataagcattggcaggaagggagtggatttaaaaagagaatctgggggaatttagggggtgcctgttgtcaggggtgcaattattaagatagcagcaccaaaatttcacagtatttttgtgataccctactgatgataccacccagtttgggtgaagtttggttcagggggtccaaagttatgaaccctcaaaggtgtagcccacatctcctattagctcccattggaaacaatgggggatgggggcactccctttgggagtccataactttggactctgtaagccaaacttcaccaaacctgggttatatcatcaggagagtctcccaaaaaatccctggaatt
Protein-coding regions in this window:
- the LOC125438262 gene encoding cytochrome P450 2J4-like translates to MIQSIFDLFLGGTETSSSTLSWALLYMVAYPDVQAKVQKEIDAVLTPCQTICYEDRKILPYTNAVIHEVQRFSNVISTGMPRLCMKDTMIRHFPIKKGSIIFSNMASSLYDPKHWETPRQFNPNHFLDKEGNFMCREAFIPFSIGQRVCLGEHLARTELFVFFSNLMRAFTFQLPDGVKEVNIEPIWGATLKPHNFEICAVPREATVGV